From the Verrucomicrobiia bacterium genome, one window contains:
- a CDS encoding DUF1080 domain-containing protein, whose protein sequence is MKLHALIAALLLPLTLIAAEKPDKDGFISLFDGKTLNGWKLGGDADSFKVEDGAIVANGKPIGHLFYDGDVNGHDFKNFELKVDVKTTAGSNGGVYFHTKFQEKGWPDFGFECQVNATHTDTKKGGGLYSVVDTKEAPVGDGKWWTYHIIVKDNKVTLKVDDKTTVEWTQPEGYVHPNFKNRKLGSGTFAFQAHDAKSVVYFKNVKVKPLP, encoded by the coding sequence ATGAAATTGCACGCCCTCATCGCAGCCCTCTTGCTGCCGCTGACCCTCATCGCCGCCGAGAAGCCGGATAAAGACGGCTTCATCAGCCTTTTCGACGGCAAGACCTTGAACGGCTGGAAACTCGGCGGTGACGCTGATTCCTTCAAAGTGGAAGACGGTGCCATCGTCGCCAACGGCAAACCCATCGGTCACCTCTTCTACGATGGTGATGTGAACGGCCACGACTTCAAAAATTTCGAACTCAAGGTCGATGTGAAGACCACTGCCGGCAGCAATGGTGGCGTTTATTTCCACACCAAGTTCCAGGAAAAAGGATGGCCTGACTTCGGTTTCGAATGCCAGGTGAACGCCACCCACACCGACACCAAAAAAGGCGGCGGCCTCTACAGCGTGGTAGACACCAAAGAAGCTCCTGTGGGCGATGGCAAATGGTGGACCTACCACATCATCGTGAAAGACAACAAAGTCACCCTGAAAGTCGATGACAAGACCACCGTGGAATGGACCCAGCCTGAAGGCTACGTGCATCCAAATTTCAAGAACCGCAAACTCGGCAGCGGCACCTTCGCCTTCCAGGCCCACGACGCCAAAAGCGTCGTCTACTTCAAGAACGTGAAAGTGAAGCCCTTGCCCTGA